From a region of the Phaeodactylum tricornutum CCAP 1055/1 chromosome 4, whole genome shotgun sequence genome:
- a CDS encoding predicted protein, giving the protein MKRTTLPKRSPAADAHLQAKLKSTSPNYRIQRELKAFLSDPPSNLSVKVGKNLRVWIVSIEGAKGTVYEGEIFKLRISFPPQYPTVPPSVYFLPPSIPVHEHVYTNGDICLSLLGKDWRPTMTAQSIAVSILSILSSAQSKSLPMDNARHAQNKPGEYQKDWVYHDDNC; this is encoded by the coding sequence ATGAAGAGAACGACCCTCCCAAAACGTTCGCCAGCCGCAGACGCGCACCTTCAGGCTAAGCTCAAGTCGACGAGCCCAAACTATCGGATCCAACGTGAATTAAAAGCTTTTCTTTCTGATCCACCGTCCAATTTATCTGTGAAAGTGGGAAAGAACCTACGCGTCTGGATAGTGAGTATTGAAGGAGCCAAGGGAACCGTTTATGAAGGGGAAATTTTCAAGCTACGAATAAGCTTTCCACCACAGTATCCGACAGTCCCACCCAGCGTGTACTTTTTACCACCCAGTATTCCGGTACACGAGCACGTTTATACCAACGGTGATATTTGCCTGTCATTACTGGGCAAGGATTGGCGACCCACAATGACGGCACAATCGATAGCTGTTAGCATTCTCTCGATTTTATCGTCGGCCCAATCCAAATCTCTGCCCATGGACAATGCGAGGCATGCACAGAACAAGCCCGGTGAATATCAAAAGGACTGGGTCTATCATGATGATAACTGCTGA